In a genomic window of Verrucomicrobiota bacterium:
- the phoU gene encoding phosphate signaling complex protein PhoU: MPKHLERDLEHLKKEILKVGSLVEEAIGKAIKALMDRRPETAREVIDGDSVIDAREVEVEEQCLKILALHQPVAIDLRFIVAVMKVNNDLERMADLAANIAERAVYLATHDAIRLPAGFSRMAETVRTMVRQSLDALVNMDEMLARSVLRRDDEVDAANREMFDALQQLMHDDPLTIERAVHALSSSRNLERIADHATNIAEDVIFMIEGDVVRHVHGGQQSS; encoded by the coding sequence ATGCCCAAGCATCTCGAACGTGACCTCGAGCATCTCAAGAAGGAAATCCTGAAAGTCGGCTCGCTGGTTGAGGAAGCGATCGGCAAGGCGATCAAGGCGCTTATGGATCGCCGCCCCGAGACCGCCCGCGAGGTCATCGACGGCGACAGCGTGATCGATGCCCGTGAGGTCGAAGTGGAAGAGCAATGCCTCAAGATCCTCGCCTTGCATCAGCCCGTCGCCATCGATCTGCGCTTCATCGTTGCCGTGATGAAGGTCAACAACGACCTCGAACGTATGGCTGACCTCGCGGCCAACATCGCCGAGCGCGCCGTCTACCTCGCGACACATGATGCGATCCGTCTCCCTGCAGGGTTCTCAAGGATGGCCGAGACGGTACGCACCATGGTGCGACAGAGCCTCGATGCGCTCGTGAACATGGACGAGATGCTGGCCCGGAGCGTGCTTCGGCGCGACGACGAGGTGGACGCGGCCAACCGTGAGATGTTTGACGCACTCCAGCAGCTCATGCACGACGACCCGTTGACGATCGAGCGGGCCGTCCATGCCCTCTCGTCGTCACGCAACCTCGAGCGGATCGCCGACCACGCCACAAACATCGCCGAGGATGTGATCTTCATGATCGAGGGCGATGTAGTCCGCCACGTCCATGGCGGGCAGCAGAGCTCGTAG
- a CDS encoding phosphate ABC transporter permease subunit PstC translates to MGTTHDEEARPGRRSLSLSERASRAKRLAALATRGVLFAVTASSAIAVLFIVAFILKDALPFFRLRGIAEFFGSTRWYPSAPPPEFGALALFVGSGIVTLGAIVVAVPLGLAASLCLSDVLPFALRQIVKPIIEVLAAIPSVAYGFFALVVFAPLLQEKGGHLLTVAAWAIGLPMLALVVLVVSDLFAVRWPERVRLPVRLVAAVALGAAGVYGLLEVAGACGRLEIPSGTNALNVSIILGIMALPTIVSVSEDALQAVGRELREGSYALGATRAETLTKVVIPAARSGILAAVILGVMRALGETMVVWMASGNAARIPSPWYDLTQPVRTMTATIAGDMGEAEQVTGAARFHVLFALALCLLIVALLANLASEWIVRRAQAKLRGR, encoded by the coding sequence ATCGGCACCACGCACGACGAGGAAGCACGTCCCGGCCGACGCAGCCTTTCGTTGAGTGAGCGGGCGAGCCGAGCCAAACGGCTCGCCGCTCTTGCCACGAGGGGCGTGCTGTTTGCCGTGACGGCAAGCTCTGCCATCGCCGTGCTGTTCATCGTCGCGTTCATCCTCAAGGACGCGCTCCCGTTCTTCCGGCTGCGGGGTATCGCCGAGTTCTTCGGCAGCACACGGTGGTATCCGTCGGCTCCCCCCCCGGAGTTCGGCGCGCTCGCGCTGTTCGTCGGCAGCGGGATCGTGACGCTCGGCGCCATCGTTGTGGCCGTGCCGCTTGGGTTGGCGGCCTCGCTCTGTCTGAGCGACGTGCTGCCGTTCGCACTCCGCCAGATCGTCAAGCCGATCATCGAGGTGCTGGCGGCCATTCCATCGGTCGCCTACGGTTTCTTCGCCCTCGTCGTCTTTGCTCCCCTGCTTCAGGAAAAGGGCGGGCATCTGCTGACGGTGGCTGCGTGGGCCATCGGTCTGCCGATGCTCGCGCTCGTCGTGCTGGTGGTGAGCGACCTGTTCGCCGTGCGCTGGCCGGAACGTGTACGTCTGCCGGTGCGCCTCGTGGCAGCCGTTGCTTTGGGTGCCGCCGGTGTGTATGGATTGCTGGAAGTCGCCGGAGCATGTGGCCGGCTGGAGATCCCGAGCGGCACAAACGCCCTCAACGTATCGATCATCCTCGGCATCATGGCACTGCCCACGATTGTAAGCGTGTCCGAAGACGCCCTGCAGGCGGTCGGTCGCGAGCTTCGCGAAGGCAGCTATGCCCTGGGTGCGACTCGTGCCGAGACGCTCACCAAGGTCGTTATCCCAGCGGCACGCAGTGGGATTCTCGCCGCCGTCATTCTCGGCGTGATGCGTGCGCTTGGCGAGACGATGGTGGTCTGGATGGCGTCGGGCAACGCCGCCAGGATCCCCAGTCCGTGGTATGACCTAACGCAGCCGGTGCGCACGATGACGGCGACGATCGCCGGCGACATGGGCGAGGCCGAGCAGGTCACGGGCGCGGCCCGGTTCCACGTGCTCTTCGCTCTGGCGCTCTGCCTGCTCATCGTTGCCTTACTCGCCAATCTGGCGAGCGAATGGATTGTGCGTCGTGCACAAGCCAAGCTCAGAGGGAGATAG
- the pstA gene encoding phosphate ABC transporter permease PstA, with translation MQPGTRKALDKAFSGLGIASIVLLGAALVVILGPIFVRGSRAFVFRATVEHRRLMLEKFQRGSRSALAEEMGRTAEARRPVYEVIAAFEQDLVGMRLAERRQYRDSLDEIKELLRELLGPFPGERRPIVIRAQYGATRWDRAQQVLHLILNAESYDHSDPTKMGTLVYSPRVEQFEGTSLEPLFAYIEEHADDMLRPRLTVYWRFLFDESLDAHMFGGIWPEMLGTIYLAIGAMLFAVPLGVISAIYLAEYAGEGRAVSLLRTFISTLAGVPSIVFGLFGLAFFVNTVHVSSSKSVLAGSLTLAVLILPTIIRASEEAIRAVPNTYREAALSLGASRLRTTLTVVLPAALPGVLTGIVISMGRAAGETAPIIFTAAVSVGRPLKVWQTLTQPTPALPWSIYNLTTEHAAQDEIVHVQYGMVLTLVLIVLLLNVVAVALRARLSKKLRG, from the coding sequence GTGCAGCCTGGGACTCGCAAAGCACTCGACAAAGCGTTCTCCGGGCTGGGGATCGCCTCAATCGTGCTACTGGGAGCGGCCCTCGTTGTGATCCTCGGACCGATCTTCGTACGCGGAAGCCGGGCGTTTGTCTTCCGAGCGACCGTCGAGCACCGGCGGCTCATGCTCGAGAAGTTCCAGCGCGGCAGCCGTTCGGCGCTCGCGGAGGAGATGGGCCGCACGGCGGAGGCGCGCCGTCCGGTCTACGAGGTCATCGCCGCGTTCGAGCAGGACCTTGTGGGAATGAGGCTCGCCGAACGGCGCCAGTACCGTGATTCGCTTGACGAGATCAAGGAGCTTCTCCGTGAGTTGCTTGGCCCGTTCCCTGGCGAGAGACGGCCGATTGTCATCCGCGCCCAGTACGGGGCGACCCGGTGGGATCGCGCACAGCAGGTGCTGCATCTCATCCTGAACGCCGAGAGCTACGACCACAGCGACCCGACGAAGATGGGCACGCTTGTCTACTCGCCTCGTGTCGAGCAGTTCGAAGGCACGTCGCTCGAACCGTTGTTTGCCTACATCGAGGAGCATGCGGACGACATGCTGCGCCCGCGCTTGACCGTCTACTGGCGGTTTCTATTCGACGAGTCGCTCGATGCGCATATGTTCGGTGGCATCTGGCCCGAGATGCTCGGGACCATCTACCTCGCCATCGGCGCGATGCTGTTTGCCGTCCCGCTCGGCGTGATCTCAGCCATATACTTGGCCGAGTACGCGGGCGAGGGCCGGGCCGTGAGCCTGCTGCGCACGTTCATCAGTACGCTCGCGGGCGTGCCGAGCATCGTGTTCGGTTTGTTCGGGCTGGCCTTCTTTGTCAATACCGTCCACGTCTCGAGCTCGAAGAGCGTGCTGGCCGGCTCGCTCACGTTAGCCGTCCTGATACTGCCGACGATTATCCGCGCGTCCGAAGAGGCGATCCGCGCCGTGCCGAACACCTACCGCGAGGCGGCGTTGAGCCTCGGGGCAAGCCGCCTGCGCACAACACTAACCGTTGTGCTGCCGGCGGCGCTGCCGGGCGTGCTCACCGGGATCGTGATCAGCATGGGGCGCGCAGCCGGCGAGACGGCGCCGATCATCTTCACCGCGGCAGTCAGCGTCGGCAGGCCGCTCAAGGTGTGGCAGACGCTCACACAACCCACGCCCGCGCTGCCGTGGAGCATCTACAACTTGACCACCGAGCACGCCGCGCAGGACGAGATCGTGCACGTGCAATACGGGATGGTGCTGACCCTTGTTCTCATCGTGCTGTTGCTCAACGTTGTGGCCGTCGCGCTACGCGCGAGATTATCGAAGAAACTCAGGGGGTAG
- a CDS encoding efflux RND transporter permease subunit: MNKPPNGQRASGPSPTDKVIRFFLEKKVIVLLLIILVIGWGLMVAPFDWKLGGLPRSPVPVDAIPDIGENQQIVFTDWMGRSPQDVEDQITYPLTVSLLGVPKVRTIRSYSAFGFSTIYVIFEDKVDFYWARSRVLEKLNSLASGTLPDGVQPRLGPDATALGQVFWYTLEGRDAQGNPAGGWSLDELRTIQDWHVRYSLLSAEGISEVASIGGFVKEYQIDVDPDAMRAYNVSLGEVVAAVRMSNVDVGARTIEINRVEYVIRGLGFVKSLDDIENTVVKVNDNVPIYVKNVGTVALGPALRRGALDKEGAEAVGGVVVVRYDENPLAAINNVKERIKEIAPGLPKKTLPDGTVSQVTIVPFYDRTGLIHETLGTLNTALSQEILVTIIVIIIMVVHLRSSMLISAVLPMAVLMCFIAMKLFGVDANIVALSGIAIAIGTIVDMGIIICENILKHLEQAGPDENRLEVVYRAASEVGSAVLTAVATTVVSFLPVFTMIAAEGKLFRPLAFTKTFALVASVIFALTVIPSLALVFFPIKVPSRALRRVLLGALVAAGVLIGVFVVWWAGALVALVGAYRLVEPLLPPRLRRSAPWVTVGLVAGAVAVVLAQAWLPLGPEKGLLRNLVFVAGIIGLLLAFFLLFQRVYPRILRWCLDHKAAFLAIPIVLVFLGGMAWLGFDAFFGWLPRPLRTSRPVSAVAHAFPGLGKEFMPPLDEGSFLWMPTTMPHASIGESLDTLQKQDMAIRAVPEVDTVVGKIGRAESPLDPAPISMIETVINYRPEYIVDRNGRRIRFRFDPGRNDTFRAEDGTPLPAPDGEPYVVAGRFVRDEEGRLIPDRNGRPFRLWRPALDPALQPDGDRAAWSGIRNPNDIWEEIVAAAQVPGSTTAPKLQPIETRLVMLQTGMRAPMGLKVKGPDLEAIEQFGIQVERLLREVPSIEERTVSADRIVAKPYLEIDIDREAIARHGVMLRQVQDVIETAIGGQTITTTVEGRERFPVRVRYARELRDTIEALEGVLVPAHDGAQIPLRQLTEAHTEISLNAENAMDRNLDEAAVANALHAFIAQNGIRLTYGSASSFPVHVRRKRDWLTHEQAFETVTVRNGAGEEIALSDVLRVEHLQGVRYTPGPQMIKSEDTFLVGYVTFGMKPGYAEVDVVRHAQAYLEHKEMTGELQRPPGVSYTFSGSYENQVRAARTLAVVLPLALLIIFLILYLQFNSVPRTLLVFSGIVVAWSGGFILIWLYAQPWFLDFAVFGTSMRELFSVHPINLSVAVWVGFLALFGIASDNGVLITTYLNQSFVRHKPMTAAEVRAATIEASLRRIRPALMTSATTILALVPVLTSTGRGADVMVPMAIPSFGGMLLALITVFVVPVLYCAIEEHKLKGAKRRAAVAAPQM, from the coding sequence ATGAATAAGCCGCCGAATGGACAGCGGGCCTCTGGACCGTCGCCCACAGACAAGGTCATCCGCTTCTTCCTCGAGAAGAAGGTGATAGTCCTCCTGCTCATCATCCTCGTCATCGGCTGGGGCCTGATGGTCGCGCCGTTCGATTGGAAGCTCGGCGGCCTGCCGCGCAGTCCGGTACCCGTGGACGCGATCCCTGACATCGGCGAGAACCAGCAGATCGTCTTCACCGACTGGATGGGCCGCTCGCCCCAGGACGTCGAGGACCAGATCACCTATCCGCTCACGGTGTCGCTGCTCGGCGTGCCGAAGGTCAGGACGATTCGCAGCTACTCGGCGTTCGGGTTCTCGACGATTTACGTCATTTTCGAGGATAAGGTGGACTTCTACTGGGCGCGCTCGCGCGTGCTCGAAAAGCTCAACAGCCTCGCGTCGGGCACGCTGCCCGACGGCGTCCAGCCGCGGCTCGGCCCGGACGCCACCGCGCTCGGCCAGGTATTCTGGTACACGCTCGAGGGCCGCGATGCGCAGGGCAACCCGGCCGGCGGGTGGAGCCTCGACGAACTCCGCACGATCCAGGACTGGCACGTGCGCTATTCGCTGCTGTCGGCCGAGGGCATCAGCGAGGTGGCGTCCATCGGCGGCTTCGTCAAGGAGTACCAGATCGACGTCGACCCCGACGCGATGCGGGCCTACAACGTCTCGCTCGGCGAGGTGGTGGCGGCCGTGCGCATGTCCAACGTAGACGTCGGCGCGCGCACGATCGAGATCAACCGCGTCGAGTACGTCATCCGCGGGCTCGGTTTTGTCAAGAGCCTCGACGATATCGAGAACACCGTCGTCAAGGTCAACGACAACGTTCCCATCTACGTCAAGAACGTCGGCACGGTGGCGCTGGGTCCGGCGCTGCGCCGGGGCGCGCTCGACAAGGAAGGCGCCGAGGCCGTCGGCGGCGTGGTCGTCGTGCGCTACGACGAGAACCCGCTTGCCGCCATCAACAACGTCAAGGAGAGGATCAAGGAGATCGCCCCGGGCCTGCCGAAGAAGACGCTGCCCGACGGCACGGTGAGCCAAGTGACGATCGTGCCGTTCTACGACCGAACGGGCCTGATCCACGAGACGCTCGGCACGTTGAACACGGCGTTGAGCCAGGAAATCCTGGTCACCATCATCGTCATCATCATCATGGTGGTGCACCTGCGCAGTTCTATGCTTATCTCGGCCGTGCTGCCGATGGCCGTGCTCATGTGCTTCATCGCGATGAAGCTCTTCGGTGTGGACGCCAACATCGTGGCGCTCTCGGGCATCGCGATCGCTATCGGCACGATCGTGGATATGGGCATCATCATCTGCGAGAACATCCTCAAGCATTTGGAGCAGGCCGGCCCGGACGAAAACCGTCTCGAGGTCGTCTATCGCGCCGCCAGCGAGGTGGGCAGCGCGGTGCTGACGGCTGTGGCGACCACCGTCGTGAGCTTCTTGCCTGTGTTCACGATGATCGCCGCGGAGGGCAAGCTGTTCCGGCCGCTGGCGTTCACGAAGACGTTCGCGCTTGTGGCATCGGTGATCTTCGCGCTGACCGTGATCCCGTCGCTCGCGCTGGTCTTCTTCCCGATCAAGGTGCCCAGCCGCGCACTGCGTCGCGTTCTGCTCGGCGCGCTCGTGGCCGCCGGCGTGCTCATCGGGGTGTTCGTCGTCTGGTGGGCGGGCGCACTCGTTGCGCTTGTGGGCGCCTACCGGCTCGTCGAGCCGCTGCTGCCGCCGAGGCTGAGGCGATCGGCGCCGTGGGTCACGGTGGGTCTCGTTGCCGGGGCGGTGGCCGTGGTGCTGGCCCAAGCCTGGCTGCCGCTCGGGCCCGAGAAGGGTCTTCTGCGCAACCTCGTTTTCGTCGCCGGCATCATCGGTCTGCTGCTCGCCTTTTTCCTGCTTTTCCAGCGCGTGTACCCGCGCATCCTGCGGTGGTGTCTTGACCACAAGGCGGCCTTCCTGGCGATCCCGATCGTGCTCGTCTTTCTTGGCGGCATGGCGTGGCTCGGTTTCGATGCCTTCTTCGGCTGGCTGCCGCGCCCGCTCCGCACGTCGCGCCCGGTATCGGCCGTCGCACATGCCTTCCCCGGCTTGGGCAAGGAGTTCATGCCCCCGCTCGACGAGGGCTCCTTCCTGTGGATGCCGACGACGATGCCGCATGCCTCGATCGGGGAGTCCCTCGACACGCTGCAGAAGCAGGATATGGCCATCCGCGCCGTGCCGGAGGTGGACACGGTCGTTGGCAAGATTGGGCGCGCAGAGAGCCCGCTCGATCCCGCACCGATCTCGATGATCGAGACGGTCATCAACTACAGGCCCGAGTACATCGTGGACCGCAACGGACGGCGCATTCGGTTCCGGTTCGATCCGGGGCGGAACGACACCTTCCGGGCCGAGGACGGCACGCCGCTGCCTGCACCGGACGGCGAGCCCTACGTTGTCGCCGGGCGCTTCGTGCGCGACGAGGAGGGCCGGCTTATTCCCGACCGGAACGGGCGGCCCTTCCGCCTGTGGCGCCCGGCGCTCGATCCGGCGCTCCAGCCCGACGGTGACCGCGCGGCGTGGTCCGGGATCCGCAACCCCAACGACATCTGGGAGGAGATCGTCGCTGCGGCCCAAGTGCCCGGTTCGACGACGGCCCCGAAGCTGCAGCCGATCGAGACGCGCCTCGTCATGCTCCAGACGGGCATGCGCGCGCCGATGGGCCTCAAGGTCAAGGGGCCGGACCTCGAGGCGATCGAGCAGTTCGGCATTCAGGTAGAGCGCCTGCTCAGGGAGGTGCCGTCAATCGAGGAGAGGACGGTCAGCGCCGACCGCATCGTCGCCAAGCCCTACCTCGAGATCGACATTGACCGCGAGGCGATCGCCCGCCACGGCGTGATGCTGCGCCAGGTGCAGGATGTCATCGAGACCGCCATCGGTGGCCAGACCATCACGACCACGGTCGAAGGCCGCGAACGCTTCCCGGTCCGCGTGCGCTACGCGCGCGAGTTGCGCGACACGATCGAGGCGCTCGAGGGGGTGCTCGTTCCCGCGCACGACGGGGCGCAAATCCCGCTGCGGCAACTGACCGAGGCTCACACGGAGATCAGCCTCAACGCCGAGAACGCGATGGACCGCAACCTCGATGAGGCAGCCGTGGCGAACGCACTCCATGCCTTTATCGCCCAGAACGGCATCCGCCTCACCTACGGTAGCGCCTCGAGTTTCCCCGTCCATGTCCGGCGCAAGCGCGACTGGCTCACGCACGAACAGGCCTTCGAGACTGTTACCGTGCGCAATGGGGCCGGGGAGGAGATTGCGTTGAGCGACGTGCTTCGCGTCGAGCACCTCCAGGGCGTGCGCTACACGCCCGGGCCGCAGATGATCAAGAGCGAGGACACGTTCCTCGTCGGCTACGTGACGTTCGGCATGAAGCCCGGCTACGCGGAGGTCGACGTCGTCCGCCACGCGCAGGCGTACCTCGAGCATAAGGAGATGACGGGCGAGCTGCAGCGGCCGCCCGGGGTCAGCTACACGTTCTCCGGGAGCTACGAGAACCAGGTGCGCGCCGCGCGCACGCTCGCCGTCGTTCTGCCGCTGGCGCTCCTCATCATCTTCCTGATCCTGTACCTGCAGTTCAACTCCGTCCCGAGGACGCTGCTCGTCTTCTCGGGCATCGTCGTGGCGTGGTCGGGCGGCTTTATTCTGATCTGGCTCTATGCACAGCCGTGGTTCCTGGATTTCGCCGTCTTCGGCACCAGCATGCGCGAGCTGTTCTCCGTGCACCCGATCAACCTGAGCGTCGCGGTCTGGGTCGGCTTCCTGGCGCTCTTCGGCATCGCGTCGGACAACGGAGTGCTTATTACGACCTACCTCAACCAGTCATTCGTGCGCCACAAGCCGATGACGGCTGCCGAGGTGCGTGCAGCGACGATCGAGGCAAGCCTGCGCCGCATCCGGCCCGCACTCATGACGTCGGCGACGACCATCCTCGCGTTGGTCCCCGTGCTCACCTCCACGGGACGTGGTGCCGACGTCATGGTGCCGATGGCGATTCCGTCATTCGGCGGCATGTTGCTCGCGCTCATCACGGTGTTCGTTGTACCCGTGCTCTACTGCGCCATCGAGGAGCACAAGCTCAAAGGCGCGAAGCGGCGGGCTGCGGTGGCTGCGCCGCAGATGTGA
- the pstB gene encoding phosphate ABC transporter ATP-binding protein: MIRLSAQNEVTSEPADATLNGIAPSEAHVQAEAFSVLYGTNRAVEHVTCSIPAGQVTAIIGPSGCGKSTLLRAVNRMNDLIPGCSTRGRLLLDGEDVYGPRVDVAELRRRVGMVFQKPNPFPKSIFDNVAYGPRLHGNRGRRRLLEIVERSLSRAALWDEVKDRLSENALRLSGGQQQRLCIARALAVDPDVLLMDEPTSALDPRATTRIEDLIRELRGRYTIMIVTHNMQQAARVSDYTGFLYEGELVEFDVTRRVFTKPKEQRTEDYITGRFG, from the coding sequence ATGATCCGCCTTTCGGCGCAAAACGAGGTCACGAGCGAACCAGCGGACGCCACGCTCAACGGGATCGCCCCATCCGAAGCGCATGTCCAAGCCGAAGCGTTCTCGGTATTGTACGGCACGAATAGGGCCGTCGAGCACGTCACGTGCAGTATCCCGGCCGGGCAGGTTACGGCGATCATCGGACCAAGCGGCTGCGGGAAAAGCACGCTGCTGCGTGCCGTCAACCGGATGAATGATCTCATCCCCGGCTGCTCGACGCGCGGCCGGCTGCTGCTCGACGGCGAGGATGTCTACGGCCCCCGTGTCGATGTGGCTGAGCTGCGGCGCCGCGTCGGCATGGTGTTTCAGAAGCCGAATCCGTTCCCCAAATCGATCTTCGACAACGTCGCCTACGGGCCACGCCTGCACGGGAACCGCGGTCGCCGCCGCTTGCTGGAGATCGTCGAGCGCAGCCTGAGCCGCGCGGCGCTTTGGGACGAGGTGAAGGACCGGCTGTCGGAGAATGCCCTGCGCCTCTCGGGCGGCCAGCAACAACGGCTCTGCATTGCCCGGGCGCTCGCCGTCGACCCCGATGTGCTGCTCATGGACGAACCGACCTCGGCCCTTGACCCTCGAGCCACGACACGGATCGAGGACCTGATCCGTGAGCTGCGAGGCCGCTATACGATCATGATCGTCACGCATAACATGCAGCAGGCAGCGCGCGTCTCCGATTACACTGGATTTCTCTACGAGGGCGAGCTTGTCGAGTTCGACGTAACGCGGCGGGTCTTCACGAAGCCGAAAGAGCAACGAACAGAGGACTACATCACCGGCCGCTTCGGTTGA
- a CDS encoding efflux RND transporter periplasmic adaptor subunit — MNSPRGTIRFLVLAAVLLTAAFLLGFWMRGGHVEPAARHDRADGDEAEAAAWYCSMHPELGHFPDPGRCPICGMALVPVPTEHESKELGPRQVRLSPYARKLSELETTKVVRKPVEAQLRLVGKVEYDETRLGTITAWVPGRLDRLYVDYTGIPVQKGDHLVYLYSPELLTAQEELIQALKTLRALEAGSATPGAVESARLTLDAVREKLRLWGLTPEQVAETEKRGTPSDHMTIYAPMSGIVIHKNAVEGMYVQTGTVIYTIADLSRIWVKLDAYESDLPWIKYAQRVTFEAEAYPGERFEGTVAFIDPILDAKTRTVKVRVNVENPEGRLKPGMFVRAIVRAQVAAGGRVVSAALAGKWISPMHPEIVKDESGTCDVCGMPLVRAESLGYVSPEDVQAEAPLVIPASAPILTGRRAVVYVEVPGEPGVYEGREIALGPRAGDYYIVNAGLAEGESVVSSGGFKIDSALQILAKPSMMSPEGGTAPPDHDHGAATPITPNGDTEAATGQEIGVPAVFTTQLDAVLGAYFEVQHALSRDELDGATAGATALLSALDEVDMALLQGPAHEAWMKELQGLTKSAKALATAREIAKAREAFEALSAGAYVVAKHFGTGGAQPILRFHCPMAFDGRGADWLQRTTDTENPYFGSQMFRCGEQVETVAAGAATQRDEHGHE; from the coding sequence ATGAACAGCCCCCGGGGAACGATTCGATTTCTTGTCCTGGCCGCGGTGCTTCTGACAGCGGCCTTCTTGCTGGGCTTCTGGATGCGAGGCGGGCATGTGGAGCCCGCCGCGCGCCACGATCGCGCCGACGGCGATGAGGCTGAGGCGGCGGCGTGGTATTGCAGCATGCACCCGGAACTGGGGCATTTCCCGGACCCTGGCCGTTGCCCGATCTGCGGCATGGCCCTGGTGCCGGTGCCGACCGAGCATGAGAGCAAGGAGCTTGGGCCGCGCCAGGTCCGGCTCTCGCCCTACGCGCGGAAGTTGTCCGAGCTCGAGACGACCAAAGTTGTGCGCAAGCCCGTCGAGGCGCAGCTCCGCCTCGTGGGCAAGGTCGAGTACGACGAGACGCGCCTCGGCACCATCACCGCCTGGGTGCCGGGCCGCCTCGACCGGCTCTACGTGGACTACACGGGCATCCCGGTCCAGAAAGGCGACCACCTTGTCTATCTCTACAGCCCGGAGCTGCTCACGGCGCAGGAGGAGCTGATCCAGGCGCTCAAGACGCTCCGCGCGCTCGAGGCGGGCTCGGCGACACCCGGCGCCGTCGAGTCGGCACGCCTGACGCTGGACGCTGTGCGCGAGAAGCTCCGGCTCTGGGGCCTGACGCCCGAGCAAGTCGCCGAGACTGAAAAGCGCGGCACGCCTTCGGACCACATGACCATCTACGCGCCGATGAGCGGGATCGTCATCCACAAGAATGCCGTCGAGGGGATGTACGTGCAGACCGGCACGGTCATCTACACCATCGCCGATCTGTCGCGCATCTGGGTCAAGCTGGATGCCTACGAATCGGATCTGCCGTGGATCAAGTACGCGCAGCGGGTCACGTTCGAGGCCGAGGCGTACCCGGGCGAGCGCTTCGAGGGCACGGTGGCCTTCATTGATCCCATCCTGGACGCGAAGACCCGGACGGTGAAAGTCCGTGTCAACGTCGAGAACCCCGAAGGCAGGCTCAAGCCGGGGATGTTCGTTCGCGCGATCGTTCGCGCGCAAGTGGCCGCAGGCGGCCGTGTGGTGAGCGCGGCGCTCGCGGGGAAATGGATCAGCCCAATGCACCCGGAGATTGTCAAGGATGAGTCGGGAACGTGCGACGTCTGCGGCATGCCGCTCGTGCGCGCCGAGAGCCTCGGCTACGTCTCACCCGAGGACGTGCAGGCTGAGGCGCCGCTCGTCATCCCGGCCTCGGCCCCGATTCTCACCGGCAGGCGCGCTGTGGTCTACGTCGAGGTGCCGGGCGAGCCGGGCGTGTACGAGGGCCGCGAGATCGCGCTCGGCCCGCGCGCGGGCGACTACTACATCGTCAACGCGGGGCTGGCCGAGGGCGAATCGGTCGTCTCGAGCGGCGGCTTCAAGATCGATAGCGCCCTGCAGATCCTGGCCAAACCAAGCATGATGAGCCCTGAGGGCGGCACAGCGCCGCCGGACCACGATCACGGTGCGGCAACGCCCATTACGCCCAACGGGGATACGGAAGCGGCCACCGGGCAGGAGATCGGCGTCCCCGCCGTGTTCACGACGCAGCTCGACGCCGTGCTCGGCGCGTATTTCGAGGTTCAGCACGCACTGAGCCGCGATGAGCTCGATGGCGCCACGGCGGGAGCGACCGCGCTGCTCAGCGCGCTCGACGAGGTAGACATGGCGTTGCTTCAAGGACCGGCGCACGAGGCGTGGATGAAGGAGCTGCAGGGCTTGACGAAGAGCGCGAAGGCGCTCGCCACGGCGCGGGAGATCGCGAAGGCCCGCGAGGCGTTCGAAGCGCTTTCGGCCGGCGCGTACGTGGTCGCCAAGCATTTCGGCACGGGCGGCGCGCAGCCGATCCTGCGATTCCACTGCCCGATGGCCTTCGACGGCCGGGGCGCGGACTGGCTCCAGAGAACGACGGACACCGAGAACCCATACTTCGGCTCGCAGATGTTCAGGTGCGGCGAGCAGGTCGAGACCGTCGCCGCGGGAGCCGCCACCCAGCGCGACGAGCACGGCCATGAATAA